AGAATCATTGCTAAGGCAGCTGGATATATGTAAGATCCatcgatttgcattttggaACAACACCAACTAAgaacaatacaatacaaatgtATTGTCATGCACACGACATGTATTTTGCACTGCTTGGCAGTTTTCTCTTGCCTCGAAGACGCCGAagaaaaaatatttgataGATTGGAACAAATGGAGCAGTGTATTGGAGCCCGTAAGTTGCTCTCCGTTTTCCCAGTTCCCCCCTTTCAATTGAttgctctttttctctttttttggtttattttctttatgcaCTTTATTTGGCTAACATCATAAAAACAATTATGTCTTAACGGAGTTTGTTAAAAACACGTTTTGGCGTTACACATTGatcaacaattttaaaactgaaacaatATTTCAGCAGCCCATCCAAGGGGTGGGTGCTCTACGGGCAAATACGAACTCGGTATACACTTCTTGCTCTATCTAAACTTAGACGTTGGAATCGGTTTCAGcgtttcagctgctgcttcgatTAAACactaaataataattaagaGAGTACGTTGCATGTACGGGGACATGTGCTGGGGGAACGACAGGACGACAGTATTAATTAGGGATTAGGGATTAAGGATTATTATGCTATCTATAACAGGAATATTGTACACACAGGAGGCGTGCTGCTCCCTTGGTACATAAGTAAATTCTTTGCTTAAGAGTTAATTAGTTTGGTGGCCCTGGTGGCCAGATCGGAAATACTATAAAACTAGCTAGCTATCTGGAAGAGCAGTAAAGTTAGGGGCGTATGCGTATTATATCTACAAATGGACACACGGGGGTACAGCATTTTGAACTAGAGCACTAGGGTATGGCACATTCTGTAGCGGATGCCGCCTTAGGAGCTGCGCTCCCCACGCTGATGCACtgttgtgctgttgttgccgttgtacTCGAGACTCTTCAGGTCTGTGGTCTTGCGCTCCTCGGCCTCAAAGTCCACGGAGCGTGGCTGTATGGGTGCATTGTTGAACGGCTGCACCTCGCCCGAGGCCCACAGGCAGTAGACGACAGCCGTGACGCACAGCACGCCAAATGCCACCCAGAACACAGTGCGCCATTCGAGCAGCGAGGCCTGaaatttaaaggaaaattCCATTTAGAATGCTTGAAACTACAAAAGAGTTTTCTTTAACTCACATTTGGTGTCATCACTCCCACCAGATATGGCGTTATGACGCCCGTAATGGCTCCAATGCCGTTTGTAATGGCCATCAGGGTGCCAGCATAGTTGGGGCTCATGTCCAAGGGACTGAGCTTCATGCCCGCATAGTAGGCGCCCATCAGACCCATGCAAATGGTGAAGAGTATGACAACCAGGACACGATCACAGCCAGCGTATGAGGCGCCCACCATGAAGATGGCCGGACCAAAGGCAGCCAAACCCGTCATCACCTTGCGGGTATTCGTTGTGCTCATGATGCCCTTGCGGATCATCCAATCGGCAATGAAGCCACTGCCCACGGACACAATCCACATCATCACATAGGGCAGGGAGGAGTACAGGCCGTTGGCCTTGATGGAGAACTGCAGCACATCGGCCATGTACTTGGGCAGATCCGTCACCATAATGTAGAAGCCCCAATCGTGGCCGATCTGAGCAGAGACCAGGGCGAACATGGGCAGATTCGTTAGGATGGCCTTCCAGGGCGTTGGGGGCAGGCTCTCGTTGCGGCCAATTGTGCCAATCTCCTTGGCAAGATACTCCCGTTCGCTGGGCTTGATGAAGGGATGGCTCGAGGGATCGCTGTAGCACAGGAAAACCTTTCAGGGCAAGCAAAGAGTAAAGTTAGAGTCAGTCAAAGACGTGGTTAAAGCATTTGATACTCACAAAGATGACAAACCAAATGACACCCAGGCCGCCGAAGAAGTAGAACACAAATGGCCAGTCGTAAGAGTCCAGAAAGACGCCCGAGAGAAGATTTCCCATGATGGTGCCCACCTGGCCGCCGCCCAGGACCAAGGCACCCAACTTGCCACGTTCGTTGGCGGGCACCCAGGCAGCGAGGAGCACACTGAGGGCAGGGAAGGTGGTGCCCTCGCCCAGACCCATCAGCACACGGGACACAATCAGCCAGTCGGAGCCACCCTTCTCAATGGCCAGAGGTGTGAGCATGGTGAACGCAGCTGTGGAGAGGatgcccaggcccagggtCCATTTGCCGCCAAACTTCTCGGCCAGCAGTCCGCCGGGAATGTGCGTGACAATGTAACCAATGTAGAAGGAGGACAGGATCAGAccctgcagctcctccgaCCAATCATAGATGCCGCCAGACTGTGGGGATATTTCGACCTTAAATTGGAGTTtcttttatggcattttttaGCTGAAACTTACGCTGGTGCCATCATCCAGCTCATCCGGTTCGCAGATGGCCACGTCACTATCCTCATCCGTGACATTCTTCTTGATGACCAGCACCGTGATGGCCTGCGAGAGGCACACACGCATTGTGTAGGCATTGAGGATCGCCAGGAACCCCATTATGGCCAATATCACACGTTGCGGTATTACAAAATctgcaaaaaacaaagggaACACAAATGAGAGAGTGATCGAGAGAgtgattgttgtttttgttgtttattaattgtttgcgtcaaacattttgatggcagggcagggcacatGGGCACCGCATATTGTTTTAAGCAATTTTAGACAATTTAATTTGGTTAGCGTGCGAATAAATAGTTTGACGAGTTTGAAGAGCACTTCatcgctggagctggtgctggggctggtcAATTGGGTACAAATCAATTTGCGCTGATAAACTTCAAATTGCAGTTGATTGCCCTACGAGTTTAGCGAGTATCTATCAATTAGATAGTTGAGTTATAACATGAGCCTATCATCTAGCATTTATCTCACACGATCTGACTTTCACCTAAAGAAAATTCCTGATTGATAACTAAAAGTGTGCCCCAGAGTTggataatatttaataaatattttattaatcaTTTACAAAACATTATCCATTAAACAAGGATATCTGTCCACCATTAACTAACTGATTAGCTATTGGCCCTTTTATcgatggaaaatatattttcttatgAACTGTAGATCAAAGTGAACCTGTTGGCTGTAATTTTATAATTACTGTGGATACATGCATGGGTCCAATATCTATTAAGCGCATAAGTACTCCCCTCTAAGCCTACAGAATTAGTTCCATATCGTAGATTGGCATATAATAGATAAATCTCCCAACGGAAACTTTCTTCTACGCAAACTTGTCGCTTGCCTTAAGCAAATCCCAGGGGAATAGCATTTCCCAAGCACGTTCATTCCTCATATAATTAtctacaaacacacagaaaaacggTTCCCTTGACcacatttattatattataaccatatattcatttaaatcgtttcaaataaatcatttaaataatatatgaTTATATTTTGTGCCGTCTTTAAAGGCGAGTgttaaaatttatttgccttcatttcgaaattattttattgcattttttactGGAATGGAATTTAaggaatttttgttgtgtgaaaATTATGGCTCTATACGTGTGCTTCCTGTGCTGTGTATTGTTTATGGCGGGTACCATGGAACACCTTTGGCACGCGATTACGCGGCATAAGAACGGCGCTATGCACTTGTTCTTTGGGCCACTATCAATCACCAAGCACGCCGATCGATGGAACGCGCGGGTTATACGACACCCCCCAATATCATAATCAAATTGTTAAGCGGAATTGTGCGTTGATAAGGTGCCAAGTGTGATAGATCTGCGATAAAACCACTTGGAGTGCTTGGCATAATCTCAAGTATATCAAACGGAGAACCATTAATGACCATAAAGCAACGGGTCTGAAGGCACTGCCAATTAAATGGTCTTCAGTATAAATATTTAGGGCTCCCACTTTTGGGGCAGCGGAACCAACTCAATTGGTGGCTCAAGTTCATCAATTTTGAAGGTTAAATTGATCAATTAATTGAGGGAGTTTGTTAAGAATAAGGGTTAACATTGACCTACAATATATGAGTATTCGAAAGCGTTCCCTATTCTATTCCAACTAGCagaacaaataaacaacattGGGGTCTGCATTGGAAATGAGCAAACAACTCGAGCCGCGTTCTTAGGTAAATATAATCACAATCCAATTCATGATCATATTATTAGATCATCTATTGACATTTCCCCCCCAGCTACGTAAGATCCATTAAGCGGCACTGTTTGACTTTATAATGAAGAACGAGACACCAATCTTTCACTCGTTTCAGTTTAATAAACCCCCCAAAAGACGTCACCGGCTGGCAAcctattttatttataaattaacagtattattaaatattttgcatgaTTGAAAAGGCGAAACTCCAAaactggcaaatatttaacatatcGCTTAACGAAGCCGACAAGAAAGATTTATAAGCGCCCCAAAGTCGCACGAGtgtcaaataaaaaatgaaataaaaaacaaccTCTTTTCCGTTCAATTCCCCCAAGTGATAAGTTGATTAGGCCACCGTctttacgtatgtatgtaaatacaggCGCTAATCATGTTTCCAGAATTATGGCCATATTTCCCTTGGCCAATCACGCTTATTGGCGTTAATATATGATCACACTCTAGCTAAGTCCCATCACAGCACACGATAAGCTGGTTAAGATTTAATCAGAATTgagtaacacacacacaggcacagtcTTATCGCATCTAGGTATTACTTTCGAGTATTTTATTATCTTTATAATCTCTATGGAGTTTTATAGGATACATCATTGAAGTGTGGCGTAAATATTGTACTGAATAAATTCTTATGAATTTCTGGTGTAAACCCGTTCTAGCGTAAAACTTTCCAGTAGATAAGTACTAGAAAAACTCCTAGTACGAACAATTATGTGTGCAGCCAATAGATCTCTCACTGCCTATAAGTATTTATACATTATATGTGTCCATGCACTCATTGCCATAATgagaaagtgaaaaaaaagaataaaacaatctcctgtgtctgtctcttgACATTTCTGGGTCTCTGACTCTTTGTCTTCATTAtaacatacataagtacatacatatgtatatacatataatgtatgtacatacatatgtacatatgtatgacaATCTCTGCTGTCCAGTTCCAGACCATAGCATTGATAGCACGGCCACGGCACAAGTAcaaatattacattttcacatttttacaTCATTTTCTTCGAGGCGCTTGCATTTCCGCGGTCTTGCGAAAATTATGTCAATGGGCTTGGGGGGGCGAGTGTAATGTGCGATTGCTGCCTACGAGATATGCCACCGCCTCACCGCCCTTTCCCCCACATGCTCGATAAGCGTGCAGCGCATCAAACAATTGGGGCAGACGAGTGCAGGGGAAAGTGATGAAACAAAGCGATTAGCTTGCTGCGGCTGGGTTGGGGTACTTTTCGGTGTTTTAGGCACTCGGGCGGGGTATGTATTATTCATTGGAGTGCCAATCAATGCCCTGCATCCaatgatttatggccaagtcATAGACTTAACAACTCATTAGGCTAACAAAATACTTAGGAACTCACGTCTAACCATGTGAGTACGTTCCGAGATGTTAAACTCAACCCATTCCCAGGCTTATTCGATTCTcagtgtgtttttgtttgctaagcaaacagctacagccacaggcTATTGATTGTATGGCaagtaaaagcaaataaagcTAGAACAAAACTGTAATTAATGGACATTCCTCATTGAAATGGGGAATAAGGCTGATAGATCCCACCATCGCCTAATCTTTTGTGAAAGAACTTCCTACATAACATTGACCTTGTCCAAGAGAGAACTAAACAAAAGGTTGGTGTGGAAGCTGGCAGCCCATTCCTGTTCAcaatacaataataaataactgTTTTTCGAGCCATTGCAAAGTGATTCCGAGTATTGACATTCTCGCTTGATGAGCACCCTACAGACACCTGACGCAGCGACTTCCCCGTTCCACGATTCTCTTCACATGCAAATcgtatgcaaaatattttgtatgaaTTATGTTAACGCGTGCCGGGAATGCCAACAGCTTGGACATGTGCTGGAAAAGAAGCATTCCAGTCCAGACCAGTGCACGATGAAtggcaggcaacaaacaaaaaagccgAAATAAAAAAGGCGTAAAATTCGAGACACGAAACACTAAATAAAACCACTAACTGAATCGGAAGTGTCTGGCAGAAACGTTTCTGTCATTGTTTTGTCATTTATGCATTAtacatcgcatcgcatcggtatacaatgtacaaaaatgtatacatatattatatttaggaatttattttgttgtcggTCAATGTCGGTTAAACCACTCAAATATACTTTGCttaaacatttcatttcaagaATACTCCGAGCGGAGTTCAACGTATCCATCCCCCCATTCGATTCGAATTTAATATTCCATAAAGCACACTCCCAAAGTTGGGTTCGGGGTTTACGGATATGGCAGATAACACGGAAAGTTTTTGCAAAGAACTGTTTGGATAGAGGGGGGGACATGGGATATGGGACACTTACACCGTGATAGGTTTATGCCCCATTGCGGCTGTTGTGTCATCTCGGGATTATTGTTTTGCAACGTTAGCAAGTTGCTCAGTTCCTTCGCCACGGTTACACAGGATCGGTTCGAATATATGGGTTAAAGATATCGCACGGACACgaacgcacagacacacacacacacaaaacacagttTGTTCGTTGTCTCTCTATCTTCTACTTCCTTAACACTTGGCTTGCTCTTGGCGCATGCGTAACAATTAGAAAACGCAATTAAAACGCAAAACCACACGCAACGAGAACGAAAACGACAAGTGGGGCTGgtctgctgactgctggctgcctccTCCACGCACTTCTTGTGTCTCTTTCGCTTTGGCCCCTCTTCCGTTATTTCAGTAGTGCACCGCTCTCGGCgctcgatctctctctctctctctcgctcgctcgctctgtgtggggagtgtgtctgtgtgtggggtggggtgtgtgtgtttgagtcgAGTTTTGTTTTAGCAATGTTTTCAGCACACACGCAAACGTAAACGGCAACAACTGTAAAACTGTTAACGATCTTCGATCCCCGCTTTTGGCGCTTTGTTCTCTGCTCGATCCGCGCACGCCGCCTGTTAAATTACAAATGAGAAATTATTCCCCCGACTTTAGTTTATATGTGAGCAGATAAGCGACGATCGACGCTGGtgtcgctgctggctgctggctgccagtctgctgctgctgctgctgctggagttttgttttttttttattagcGCGGCATCGGGGGTTCGACGGTTCGTCAACCAACCGATCGTGGATCAAGGAGTTGATTTGTCATACAtataaactatatggatatgtgtgtgtgcacatagCATGTCTGATCATAAACAACTGTTGCTATCTTAATCGATCGACATAGTAGACGTTGATCGTCGTCGTCTACATGCGTAAAGCGTTAAGCGCAAACCCGAAAACTCAAACTATGCCGCACGCCCAAggaactttattttatttgctcatttgaaactcgatttcgatttcagttTATAGGAACAATCGATTATGCGCTGAATACCTTACGGTTGTCGTTGAACTTGCACGCGCCAGTTTTATATCCCGTTCTATAAACAgccataaaaactaaacaaaaaaaaactacataGATTTCAATGCACTCTGCTCTCCATGGGAATCAACGTATACGGATGGCCATTCACATTTTTAAGGGATGAATAGACAACAtttaaaagatttattttaaatatgtacatatgtatgtatgtatgtatgtacatacatatatatattcaaaGCGGATTTGAGATCAAATggaatgtatgtatacctCCTGCTCGCATTATCATGACAATACAAAACAttcttttttcaattttgtttaaatataatatcaAGAAATTTTACTTATTTTGATTACttgagaaaaacaaaagttttttttcgccctaccatacatatacatttttatatgtaaaatattctGTAGATTATTTTAAAGAACTCAAAAAAACAACacgaaatacatatgtacatatgcttgGACTTTGAATGACTTTTGATGagtatatactatatataaatatcatCCAAATTGTTGACAGCGCAAGAATGCTCATGTGACCGAATATTACAGCGTTCATACATCCCACACTGTGTAGAGTGTAGGGTATATGTAtagtacatgtacatatctacattcAATATATGCGACAACTTGTTGTATCTCCAATAGAATTagtattgtt
The sequence above is a segment of the Drosophila subobscura isolate 14011-0131.10 chromosome U, UCBerk_Dsub_1.0, whole genome shotgun sequence genome. Coding sequences within it:
- the LOC117902390 gene encoding putative inorganic phosphate cotransporter → MTQQPQWGINLSRYFVIPQRVILAIMGFLAILNAYTMRVCLSQAITVLVIKKNVTDEDSDVAICEPDELDDGTSSGGIYDWSEELQGLILSSFYIGYIVTHIPGGLLAEKFGGKWTLGLGILSTAAFTMLTPLAIEKGGSDWLIVSRVLMGLGEGTTFPALSVLLAAWVPANERGKLGALVLGGGQVGTIMGNLLSGVFLDSYDWPFVFYFFGGLGVIWFVIFVFLCYSDPSSHPFIKPSEREYLAKEIGTIGRNESLPPTPWKAILTNLPMFALVSAQIGHDWGFYIMVTDLPKYMADVLQFSIKANGLYSSLPYVMMWIVSVGSGFIADWMIRKGIMSTTNTRKVMTGLAAFGPAIFMVGASYAGCDRVLVVILFTICMGLMGAYYAGMKLSPLDMSPNYAGTLMAITNGIGAITGVITPYLVGVMTPNASLLEWRTVFWVAFGVLCVTAVVYCLWASGEVQPFNNAPIQPRSVDFEAEERKTTDLKSLEYNGNNSTTVHQRGERSS